From Pelmatolapia mariae isolate MD_Pm_ZW linkage group LG22, Pm_UMD_F_2, whole genome shotgun sequence, a single genomic window includes:
- the LOC135932947 gene encoding serine/arginine repetitive matrix protein 2-like — protein sequence MEEEIKEQGDPVSNEREASVDSPVKRGRGRPQGSKKLNVSNSESTQPQRGRGRPKLSGTKQTEQRGSGDDHADNLVQIHRGRGRPKGSKSQASDEDRTEHSPKKRGRPRKSVTDEEAPAEDLPNGGSDTPKRGRPKGSVKRKSESLTSGEDDEGSSVTPRKRGRPKGSLNKKSRLESELGIVGILDLNESLNSERRGRLRKAVVNNTSADMSNGISNTPQRGRGRPRKSIEQNKLGTDGSQPVKRGRGRPKGSLNKKPPAYKVHGKVGRPRKVHILPVSGRKRGQPRQKPPNKRGRPRKYPLPSPEEKKKPKVWKPLGRPRKYPRVDPPEGSLPLPRRARGRPRKSESKKGAHLRKSLPAAPFTPQNPIDEPARKRGRPPSTAKSQGDVPRKRGRPKGSVNKNKSRSETFPNHSKALSGSPAVRMESEAELAEEEMEHNTETPAIEHAGDKEATLIDQDVNFDVSSQA from the coding sequence ATGGAAGAAGAAATTAAAGAACAAGGAGATCCTGTGAGCAATGAAAGGGAGGCCAGTGTAGACAGTCCAGTGAagaggggaagagggaggccgcaAGGCTCCAAGAAGCTGAACGTTTCCAACAGCGAGTCCACACAACCACAGAGGGGAAGAGGGCGTCCGAAGCTCTCTGGCACAAAACAGACAGAGCAGCGGGGCTCAGGAGACGACCATGCTGACAATTTGGTCCAAATTCACAGGGGTCGAGGCCGGCCCAAAGGGTCCAAGAGTCAGGCCAGCGATGAAGACAGGACAGAGCATTCTCCTAAGAAAAGAGGCAGGCCACGAAAGTCTGTAACAGATGAGGAGGCTCCTGCTGAGGACTTACCGAACGGTGGCTCAGATACGCCAAAAAGGGGACGTCCAAAAGGATCGGTAAAGCGCAAGTCAGAGAGTTTAACAAGTGGGGAAGATGATGAAGGCAGCTCTGTAACGCCCAGGAAAAGAGGTCGACCGAAGGGCTCGCTTAATAAGAAATCAAGGCTGGAGAGCGAGCTTGGCATTGTGGGGATCTTAGATCTAAATGAGAGCTTAAACTCGGAGAGAAGAGGACGACTCAGGAAAGCGGTGGTGAATAACACCTCGGCAGATATGTCGAATGGCATCTCAAATACTCCTCAGAGAGGAAGGGGAAGGCCAAGAAAAAGTATTGAACAAAATAAACTGGGCACAGATGGCTCCCAGCCTGTAAAGAGGGGGCGAGGCCGGCCTAAAGGGTCTTTAAACAAGAAACCTCCAGCATATAAGGTCCATGGTAAAGTGGGCCGGCCTCGGAAAGTACACATCCTGCCCGTGAGTGGAAGAAAACGTGGTCAACCGCGACAAAAGCCACCAAACAAAAGGGGGAGGCCGAGGAAGTACCCCCTGCCGTCGCCTGAGGAGAAGAAAAAGCCAAAAGTGTGGAAGCCGCTGGGAAGACCGAGGAAATACCCTCGTGTGGATCCCCCAGAGGGATCTCTGCCCCTCCCTCGCAGAGCCCGTGGTCGGCCTCGCAAGTCAGAGTCTAAGAAAGGCGCTCATTTACGCAAGAGTCTGCCTGCCGCTCCATTCACACCGCAAAACCCCATTGATGAACCTGCGAGAAAAAGGGGCCGTCCTCCAAGTACTGCAAAAAGCCAAGGCGACGTCCCGCGGAAAAGGGGTCGCCCTAAAGGTTCGGTCAACAAAAATAAATCGAGAAGCGAAACCTTCCCCAACCACTCGAAAGCGTTGAGCGGTTCGCCTGCGGTTAGGATGGAAAGTGAAGCGGAGCTGgcagaggaggagatggagcaCAACACGGAGACGCCGGCCATCGAGCACGCAGGCGATAAGGAAGCAACTCTGATTGATCAGGATGTAAACTTCGATGTTAGCAGCCAGGCTTGA